From Aspergillus chevalieri M1 DNA, chromosome 4, nearly complete sequence, a single genomic window includes:
- a CDS encoding chloride channel protein (COG:P;~EggNog:ENOG410PKWP;~InterPro:IPR001807,IPR014743,IPR000644;~PFAM:PF00654;~TransMembrane:11 (i165-183o247-271i292-315o349-373i385-406o426-448i460-478o513-533i545-567o587-604i611-634o);~antiSMASH:Cluster_4.6;~go_component: GO:0016020 - membrane [Evidence IEA];~go_function: GO:0005247 - voltage-gated chloride channel activity [Evidence IEA];~go_process: GO:0006821 - chloride transport [Evidence IEA];~go_process: GO:0055085 - transmembrane transport [Evidence IEA]), which translates to MSSSQSGLANYSRPQSAETFNSDYDNLSGLPQDGGNGPLSERAHEPISFKRKHKKRRSKFSLSSLFSNDASESTPGGSAFGRNGQPSEEISHAQTSAEGNLNTHKEGAPMDWYVEGPGRRVGYDDLTAIDWIFEYTKERQRKRLLYSGGQGVVGHLRRLLDIGNVWIVLIATGVAVGIIAAFIDVASDWLADIKTGFCKNGPGGGKFYLNRTFCCWGHDDMSKCLDWTPWSKALNINSKGGGFTIEYMFYIFYSIIFAICATVLVRCYAIYARHSGIPEIKTVLGGFVMKQFMGPWTLAIKSLGLCLSVASGLWLGKEGPLVHVACCCANIIMRPFENLNNNEARKREVLSAAAAAGISVAFGAPIGGVLFSLEQLSYYFPDKTMWQSFVCAMVAAVTLQALNPFRTGDIVLYQVTYTRGWHRFEVIPFIILGIVGGLYGAFLIRLNLKIAKWRRSRSTARPVLEVVIVTLLTALINFPNLFMRAQNSELVHSLFAECGTDTEDPFGLCAPGAVSMATIAFLLMAAALGFFLATMTFGLDVPAGIILPSFAIGSLYGRALGTAFKMWQESYPDFFLFGNCEPDIPCVTPGIYAIIGAAAALGGATRMTISIVVIMFELTGALTYVIPIMIAVMLSKWCGDIFGKRGIYESWIHLNEYPFLDHRDDTTPPDVPAHKVMTIVDDITVIVAMGHTIDTLRNVLATTQYRGFPVVTDTSNPILLGYISRNELSFALKHSTKSNRSLTGETQVFFAHQPFADPAETLDLRPWMDQTPITLNSHMTFLIVLQMFQRLGLRYVLFSNKGVLQGLLTKKDVWAVLNGAESHKDKDYAHVQPTSAEEVGLLGSDDGTSLASSLERQPSL; encoded by the exons ATGTCGTCGTCACAGTCAGGGCTGGCGAACTACAGCCGTCCCCAATCCGCAGAGACGTTCAATTCAGACTATGACAACCTGTCGGGGCTGCCGCAAGATGGAGGAAATGGACCATTGAGCGAGCGAGCGCATGAACC AATCTCATTCAAGCGTAAACACAAAAAACGCCGTTCGAAATTCAGCTTATCGAGTCTATTCTCCAACGACGCATCCGAGTCGACCCCTGGAGGCAGCGCATTTGGCCGCAATGGACAGCCCTCAGAGGAAATATCACACGCACAGACTAGTGCCGAAGGGAATTTGAATACACATAAAGAAGGGGCTCCGATGGACTGGTATGTGGAAGGTCCAGGGCGACGTGTTGGTTACGATGACCTTACCGCGATCGACTGGATCTTCGAGTATACGAAAGAACGTCAAAGGAAAAGGCTGCTATATTCTGGCGGACAAGGGGTGGTGGGGCATTTGCGCAGGCTGCTTGATATTGGCAATGTTTGGATTGTATTGATAGCCACAGGTGTCGCAGTGGGGATTATTGCAGCATTCATTGATGTCGCGAGCGACTGGTTAGCCGACATCAAAACAGGATTTTGCAAGAATGGGCCAGGAGGCGGAAAGTTCTATCTCAACCGCACATTCTGTTGCTGGGGTCACGACG ACATGTCAAAATGTCTAGATTGGACACCTTGGAGCAAAGCTCTAAATATAAACTCTAAAGGTGGAGGCTTCACAATTGAATATATGTTCTATATCTTCTATTCG ATCATCTTTGCAATTTGCGCTACCGTCCTGGTTAGATGTTATGCCATCTATGCAAGGCATAGTGGAATTCCGGAAATCAAGACAGTGCTCGGTGGCTTCGTGATGAAACAGTTTATGGGCCCTTGGACGCTGGCGATCAAGTCTCTAGGACTG TGTCTTTCTGTCGCGTCCGGTCTCTGGCTGGGCAAAGAAGGCCCGCTTGTCCATGTTGCATGCTGCTGTGCCAACATTATCATGCGACCATTCGAGAACCTGAACAACAATGAAGCGAGAAAACGCGAAGTCCTTTCTGCCGCTGCGGCTGCAGGCATATCCGTTGCTTTCGGTGCCCCTATTGGCGGTGTGCTCTTCAGTCTGGAG CAATTGTCGTATTATTTCCCAGACAAGACCATGTGGCAAAGTTTTGTCTGCGCAATGGTTGCGGCAGTAACTCTGCAAGCACTCAACCCGTTTCGAACTGGAGATATTGTCCTTTACCAGGTCACTTACACACGAGGATGGCATCGTTTCGAGGTAATCCCGTTCATCATTCTGGGCATCGTCGGTGGTCTATATGGCGCTTTTCTTATCAGGCTCAACTTGAAGATCGCAAAATGGCGAAGATCTCGGAGCACGGCTCGTCCCGTTTTGGAGGTTGTCATAGTCACTCTTCTAACTGCTCTCATCAATTTTCCCAACCTCTTTATGCGGGCTCAAAACTCCGAGCTTGTTCATTCATTGTTTGCGGAATGCGGTACAGACACGGAAGATCCGTTCGGTCTCTGCGCACCTGGCGCGGTGTCGATGGCCACGATCGCCTTCTTGCTTATGGCAGCGGCTCTCGGATTTTTCCTTGCAACAATGACTTTCGGATTGGATGTGCCCGCGGGTATCATTCTACCTTCTTTTGCGATTGGATCCCTTTACGGACGTGCCCTCGGGACGGCTTTCAAGATGTGGCAAGAGTCGTATCCAGATTTCTTTCTATTCGGCAACTGTGAACCAGATATCCCATGCGTGACACCAGGGATCTATGCAATTATCGGcgctgccgctgctttgGGTGGCGCCACGAGAATGACCATATCTATAGTTGTCATCATGTTCGAACTCACAGGTGCCTTAACCTATGTGATCCCAATTATGATTGCAGTCATGCTCTCCAAGTGGTGCGGCGATATCTTCGGGAAGCGTGGCATTTACGAGTCGTGGATTCATTTAAACGAATATCCGTTCCTCGACCATCGTGATGACACGACGCCTCCAGATGTCCCTGCCCACAAGGTCATGACTATCGTCGACGATATTACTGTCATTGTGGCCATGGGTCACACTATCGATACCCTCCGTAACGTTCTTGCGACTACACAATACCGCGGCTTTCCTGTCGTTACAGATACATCAAACCCTATTCTGCTGGGTTATATCTCACGGAACGAGCTCTCTTTCGCTCTGAAACATTCAACAAAAAGTAATCGCAGCTTAACCGGTGAAACACAAGTCTTCTTCGCACACCAACCCTTCGCAGACCCGGCAGAGACACTCGATCTGCGGCCATGGATGGACCAAACACCTATCACACTTAATAGCCACATGACCTTCTTGATTGTTCTGCAGATGTTCCAGAGACTCGGTCTTCGCTATGttctcttctccaacaaGGGTGTGCTACAGGGCTTGCTTACGAAGAAAGACGTCTGGGCTGTCCTTAATGGAGCGGAATCCCACAAGGATAAGGATTACGCGCATGTTCAGCCGACCTCTGCTGAAGAGGTTGGTTTACTTGGGAGTGACGATGGGACTAGCCTTGCTAGTTCTTTGGAGAGGCAGCCGTCATTATAG
- the PRO3_2 gene encoding delta 1-pyrroline-5-carboxylate reductase (COG:E;~EggNog:ENOG410PFDI;~antiSMASH:Cluster_4.6), whose protein sequence is MAVSNDVALAFLGCGNLGIAILPGVLASITEARDNASYAASGDIPQSIPTKFIVCVRKSAQRIQDAVNKYPSILVKIFQNDNISGVSEADAVILGCKP, encoded by the exons ATGGCTGTATCGAACGACGTGGCCCTAGCGTTCCTGGGCTGCG GCAACCTGGGAATTGCAATCCTGCCCGGTGTTCTTGCATCCATAACTGAAGCCAGAGACAACGCCTCATACGCTGCCTCCGGAGATATCCCGCAATCAATCCCTACAAAGTTCATCGTCTGTGTCCGCAAGTCTGCCCAGCGTATCCAGGATGCCGTTAACAAATACCCCTCGATCCTAGTCAAAATCTTCCAAAATGACAACATTAGTGGTGTGAGTGAGGCAGACGCCGTTATCCTTGGCTGCAAACCCTAG
- a CDS encoding CTD kinase subunit gamma (COG:S;~EggNog:ENOG410PMAC;~InterPro:IPR024638,IPR024637,IPR042326,IPR006569, IPR008942;~PFAM:PF04818,PF12350,PF12243;~antiSMASH:Cluster_4.6;~go_component: GO:0070692 - CTDK-1 complex [Evidence IEA];~go_process: GO:0032786 - positive regulation of DNA-templated transcription, elongation [Evidence IEA]): protein MMADPFEVRMRFTAQLQHLSASITSSQKAAHYALKYRDLDEDLHSCILEQLERNNMNNRANIMYFIEHFCEMATKENHLPYVRMMQRDILRVVDSVVPPDGSGAANVKHVRRVLSGLQTKQILSVESVAEIDAALKERDTLDLEHEEGPEGSGKPKTGTPRSSRANGMRVDKRQIEQRIEEDRERNKRLRESMWTVSGDDGEEHGRFWDELSDVGEDDFVNANEEHMERKQMAAAR, encoded by the exons ATGATGGCAGATCCGTTCGAGGTGCGCATGCGCTTTACGGCGCAGTTGCAGCATCTGAGTGCTTCTATCACCTCGTCGCAGAAAGCCGCGCACTATGCCCTCAAATACCGCGACTTGGACGAGGATCTTCACTCGTGTATTCTGGAACAGCTTGAAAGG AATAATATGAACAATAGAGCCAATATAATGTACTTCATCGAGCACTTCTGCGAAATGGCCACCAAAGAGAACCACCTCCCATACGTTCGAATGATGCAGCGCGATATACTACGAGTAGTCGATTCCGTCGTCCCACCAGATGGCTCCGGAGCAGCAAACGTGAAGCACGTCCGTCGAGTCCTCAGCGGTCTCCAAACCAAGCAGATCCTCTCCGTCGAGTCAGTAGCGGAGATTGACGCCGCTCTGAAAGAGCGCGATACCCTTGATCTtgaacatgaggaaggaccGGAAGGCAGCGGGAAGCCGAAGACGGGGACGCCACGGAGTTCGAGGGCCAATGGAATGCGCGTGGATAAGAGGCAAATTGAGCAGAGAATTGAGGAGGATCGCGAGCGGAATAAGCGTTTGAGGGAGAGTATGTGGACGGTAAGCGGAGATGACGGTGAAGAGCATGGGAGGTTCTGGGATGAACTGAGtgatgttggagaagatgatTTTGTGAATGCGAATGAGGAGCATATGGAGCGAAAGCAAATGGCCGCTGCCCGATAA
- a CDS encoding YagE family protein (COG:S;~EggNog:ENOG410PFZK;~InterPro:IPR003734;~PFAM:PF02582;~TransMembrane:1 (i494-516o);~antiSMASH:Cluster_4.6) → MSSKAETTPLLPQYHQSEPSNTSPRGNRPPRTVTFNPLATISTYGDAAPSNPALQPLHSASPPVHGGQPRTTGLSALNSKLRRRNSQGAAPFNAPSSPSSASKIGPQRTTKKAQKLKLLPDPETAAEEEVVEGDFPRDVYSQITRIKEPTARSHAARLGKADRDRLPRVTAYCTANSYRLDGVIRFLKSRSNTRGANPKLYDECVYSPYDYEHEDKKKGTRIFGDNGFNTEGNRPSGERRYSDSAVEVPDNNIRRGDLIDLQGPDSHHDGDHTAGAVESTGRTDEIQDFDTTIHTPEVFLFDYGTVVLWGMSPAHESRFLSDISKFATSILSPEDTQIENFNFYYAREYQARIYNDFISLRDPRNHMIKLAISHALSQSVKTSLFEDIVSETISSTAPYPAQIAQTGSVNLTRRQINMQIGELFILRINIHLQGSVLDSPELMWAEPQLEPVYQAVRSYLEMDQRVSLLTERLDVIADLLAVLKDQLTHRHGEYLEWIVIVLIAAEILVAAINIVVDLYAGVD, encoded by the exons ATGTCATCAAAAGCCGAAACAACGCCTCTCCTTCCCCAATACCATCAGTCGGAACCCTCCAATACGTCACCGCGTGGAAATCGTCCACCACGAACAGTGACCTTCAACCCCCTAGCCACAATCAGCACATATGGCGATGCCGCTCCCTCAAATCCGGCGCTCCAACCACTCCATTCCGCCTCACCTCCCGTCCATGGCGGCCAGCCCAGAACAACCGGTCTATCAGCCCTGAACAGCAAGCTCCGCCGGCGTAACAGCCAAGGAGCTGCTCCGTTCAATGCACCCTCGAGTCCCTCATCAGCGTCAAAAATCGGTCCGCAGCGAACGACAAAAAAAGCGCAGAAGTTGAAGCTTCTTCCGGATCCGGAGACGGCTGCTGAAGAGGAGGTTGTGGAGGGTGATTTCCCGCGAGATGTCTATTCGCAGATTACGCGGATTAAGGAGCCTACGGCGAGGAGTCATGCGGCAAGACTGGGGAAAGCGGATAGGGATAGATTGCCCCGGGTCACGGCATATTGTACGGCGAATTCGTACCGGTTGGATGGGGTGATTAGGTTCCTCAAGTCGAGGTCGAATACCCGTGGTGCGAATCCGAAGCTTTACGACGAATGTGTTTACTCGCCGTATGATTATGAGCATGAAGACAAGAAAAAGGGGACACGGATTTTTGGGGATAATGGATTTAATACGGAGGGGAATCGGCCGTCCGGTGAACGCAGATATTCGGATAGTGCTGTTGAAGTGCCCGATAATAATATTCGGAGAGGAGATCTGATCGATCTTCAAGGCCCGGATTCACATCATGATGGTGATCATACTGCTGGTGCTGTTGAGTCGACGGGACGGACGGACGAGATTCAAGATTTCGATACGACAATCCACACTCCTGAAGTATTCCTATTCGATTACGGCACGGTTGTCTTATGGGGCATGTCCCCGGCACACGAATCACGGTTCCTCTCTGACATTTCCAAATTCGCGACCTCGATCCTGAGTCCGGAAGACACCCAAATCGAGAATTTCAACTTCTATTACGCCCGCGAGTACCAAGCCCGGATATACAACGACTTCATCTCCCTCCGCGACCCTCGAAACCACATGATCAAACTCGCCATCTCGCACGCCTTATCTCAATCCGTGAAAACCTCTCTATTCGAAGACATCGTCTCAGAAACCATCTCAAGCACCGCACCCTATCCCGCCCAAATCGCCCAAACGGGCAGCGTCAATCTCACTCGCCGACAGATCAACATGCAAATCGGTGAACTGTTCATCTTACGAATCAACATCCATCTACAAGGCTCTGTCCTCGACAGCCCGGAGCTCATGTGGGCAGAGCCGCAGCTAGAACCGGTGTACCAGGCCGTCCGAAGTTATCTCGAAATGGACCAGCGAGTAAGCTTATTGACTGAGCGACTGGACGTTATTGCGGATCTTCTTGCGGTGTTGAAGGATCAATTGACGCATCGCCATGGCGAGTATCTGGAATGGATTG TCATCGTCCTTATTGCCGCGGAGATCCTCGTCGCAGCCATCAACATCGTGGTTGATTTGTATGCTGGAGTCGACTAA
- a CDS encoding uncharacterized protein (COG:S;~EggNog:ENOG410PTFH;~InterPro:IPR013268;~PFAM:PF08297;~antiSMASH:Cluster_4.6;~go_function: GO:0030515 - snoRNA binding [Evidence IEA];~go_process: GO:0006364 - rRNA processing [Evidence IEA]) → MFSHLVTAAKGLLTRHNADEANPAKPTATTDNEPKMVTTRRGNKTAVEPEINGTPVANGKINTGKKNGQSNKRRRSETEVSEDAQDESEVERSESKQEQAAPEKKGHIKFGSEEPELLEEIPIEEAPVGNQEDDEESSDDDAPEAIDNSAQLSKIKLEAQKQEKLRQREEQLKKQRRKQLDEQRKAQVKLAAKKKEADDVQSESSGTLQGSTTQDTRRPALPALLPDEILNAAPATRPPTPPIDDFEPAQKKPNKLKFLDKKEKRPKDVRMGDTSIRVLDEGPSRKKAKTTLAPKASKTGRNVKDTWLNKSRSTASVNGLRRTAGGSSGFLRR, encoded by the exons ATGTTTTCTCACCTCGTCACTGCTGCAAAGGGTCTTTTGACGCGACACAACGCCGACGAAGCTAACCCGGCCAAACCTACCGCAACCACCGATAACGAACCGAAGATGGTCACAACTAGACGGGGAAACAAGACTGCGGTGGAACCTGAGATCAATGGCACGCCAGTTGCGAATGGGAAGATAAATACTGGGAAAAAGAATGGTCAGAGTAACAAGCGACGGAGAAGCGAGACTGAGGTTTCGGAAGATGCGCAAGACGAGTCGGAGGTAGAAAGGTCGGAATCGAAACAGGAACAGGCAGCTCCTGAGAAGAAGGGTCACATCAAATTCGGTAGCGAAGAGCCTGAATTACTGGAGGAGATACCAATTGAAGAAGCGCCAGTCGGCAATCAGGAAGACGATGAGGAGAGCAGTGATGACGATGCCCCGGAGGCTATCGATAACTCTGCGCAATTGTCAAAAATCAAGTTGGAGGCccaaaaacaagaaaaacTGAGACAGAG GGAAGAGCAATTGAAAAAGCAAAGGCGGAAACAATTGGATGAGCAACGCAAAGCTCAGGTGAAGTTGGCTgcgaaaaagaaagaggcaGATGATGTACAATCAGAGAGCTCTGGAACCCTCCAAGGCTCAACAACTCAAGACACGCGACGACCCGCTCTTCCCGCTTTGCTTCCTGATGAAATCCTCAATGCCGCACCTGCCACAAGACCCCCGACACCTCCAATCGACGACTTCGAACCGGCACAGAAGAAACCCAACAAGTTGAAGTTCCTCGATAAGAAGGAGAAGCGTCCCAAGGACGTAAGAATGGGTGACACTTCCATTCGGGTACTCGACGAGGGTCCTTCTCGGAAGAAAGCGAAGACCACACTGGCACCGAAAGCTTCGAAGACCGGCCGCAACGTGAAAGACACGTGGCTCAACAAGAGCCGCAGCACCGCAAGCGTTAACGGTTTGAGAAGGACTGCAGGTGGTTCGTCTGGCTTTTTGCGCAGATAG
- a CDS encoding putative mitochondrial phosphate transporter Pic2 (COG:C;~EggNog:ENOG410PFFI;~InterPro:IPR018108,IPR023395;~PFAM:PF00153;~antiSMASH:Cluster_4.6), with protein sequence MQTTLPPYAQNLREGWSKLVAKEGTGGLYKGLYPLWARQIPYTMTKFATFEETVNQIYRSLGKDKDSCSGLQQTGISFAGGYIAGIFCAIVSHPADVMVSKLNADRKSGESAMTAVSRIYGNIGFAGLWNGLTVRILMLGTLTGFQWLIYDSFKVFLGLPTTGGH encoded by the exons ATGCAGACCACGCTGCCACCGTATGCGCAGAACCTGCGCGAGGGATGGAGCAAGCTGGTCGCTAAGGAAGGAACGGGTGGGTTGTACAAGGGATTGTATCCGCTGTGGGCGCGACAGATCCCCTACACCATGACCAAGTTCGCGACCTTTGAGGAGACAGTCAATCAAATCTATAGATCATTGGGCAAGGATAAGGACAGTTGCAGTGGACTGCAACAGACGGGTATCAGTTTTGCGGGTGGTTACATCGCTGGTATCTTCTGTGCGATTGTCAGTCATCCGGCCGATGTGATGGTCAGCAAGTTGAATGCAGATCGAAAGT CTGGTGAGTCCGCAATGACCGCAGTGTCTCGAATCTACGGCAACATTGGCTTCGCTGGTCTGTGGAATGGTTTGACGGTCCGTATCCTGATGCTGGGAACGTTGACCGGCTTCCAATGGTTGAT TTATGATTCTTTCAAGGTCTTCCTTGGTCTTCCGACGACCGGTGGTCATTAG
- the PRO3_1 gene encoding delta 1-pyrroline-5-carboxylate reductase (COG:E;~EggNog:ENOG410PFDI;~InterPro:IPR029036,IPR008927,IPR000304;~PFAM:PF14748;~antiSMASH:Cluster_4.6;~go_function: GO:0004735 - pyrroline-5-carboxylate reductase activity [Evidence IEA];~go_process: GO:0006561 - proline biosynthetic process [Evidence IEA];~go_process: GO:0055114 - oxidation-reduction process [Evidence IEA]), whose product MGVPRAEAQIMAAQVMRGMSPMVLDGGHPSLLKEQICTPGGRTAGGLLVLEENGVRGSIARSVREAAVIASQLGQGIKNVNGTRH is encoded by the coding sequence ATGGGTGTTCCCCGTGCGGAAGCACAGATTATGGCTGCTCAGGTTATGCGGGGTATGTCTCCTATGGTGCTTGATGGTGGGCACCCGTCTTTGCTCAAAGAGCAGATTTGCACCCCTGGTGGGCGTACCGCGGGAGGATTGCTTGTGCTTGAGGAGAATGGTGTTAGAGGGAGCATTGCTCGCTCGGTACGAGAGGCTGCTGTTATTGCTAGTCAGCTTGGGCAGGGGATCAAGAATGTCAATGGCACGCGGCATTAG
- a CDS encoding uncharacterized protein (antiSMASH:Cluster_4.6) — translation MCSQYESIHLGPFSYLVNPNDPQSLYWENVVQESGTARVCALHIDVYNFVAAIGNAVAFDPLGNTIAEISASADMDETPLLYASANTSSFNARCMMLMGMLLERLSRRLWMLIRGIFPRLRGFGPA, via the coding sequence ATGTGCTCCCAGTATGAAAGCATCCACCTCGGCCCCTTCTCCTACCTCGTCAACCCCAACGACCCCCAATCCCTCTACTGGGAGAATGTGGTCCAAGAAAGCGGAACCGCCCGCGTCTGCGCCCTACACATCGACGTATACAACTTCGTCGCCGCCATCGGCAACGCCGTCGCCTTTGACCCTCTGGGCAACACTATCGCCGAGATCTCTGCTAGCGCTGATATGGACGAGACTCCGTTGTTGTATGCATCTGCGAACACGAGCTCTTTCAATGCGAGATGTATGATGTTGATGGGCATGCTTCTGGAGCGATTGTCAAGGAGACTGTGGATGCTTATCCGGGGGATATTCCCAAGGCTGAGGGGGTTTGGTCCCGCGTAG
- a CDS encoding uncharacterized protein (COG:S;~EggNog:ENOG410PNT1;~antiSMASH:Cluster_4.6): MEAPTKPPSSSLPSTNPPSVEVAYKRKCIALKKRLNEIETENELMRVRNRRGWKYIQKMRLESCILLDRLAKVTGMAEEAQAAGGVTPELRAKAAAMMSNAPTVEDGSGAPAPGAVAGNGAPYLDDETDGSSEEAPPTPQDRPLRTKRRNRLATCKEDEGWDENGMGPGHPTVWRSPKWRSPMPPAPKQEELTSTFRIQTGSNGGPASSRRPSTQDIPKNGNGNGTADVPAAPADAPTIPMDMDTDTKEPKVEGQG; the protein is encoded by the exons ATGGAAGCACCCACAAAACccccctcttcctccctccCCTCCACAAATCCGCCCAGCGTCGAAGTCGCTTACAAACGCAAATGCATCGCCCTCAAGAAACGCCTCAACGAAATCGAGACCGAAAACGAGCTCATGCGCGTCCGCAACAGACGAGGTTGGAAGTATATCCAGAAAATGCGTCTAGAATCCTGTATTCTGCTCGACCGGCTCGCTAAGGTTACGGGGATGGCAGAGGAGGCGCAGGCCGCTGGTGGTGTGACGCCGGAGTTACGCGCGAAGGCTGCGGCTATGATGTCGAATGCGCCGACTGTGGAGGATGGGAGTGGTGCGCCTGCGCCTGGAGCCGTTGCCGGGAATGGGGCGCCGTATTTGGATGATGAGACGGATGGGAGTTCGGAGGAAGCGCCGCCTACA CCACAAGACCGCCCGCTCCGCACCAAACGACGAAATAGGCTAGCAACGTGCAAGGAAGACGAAGGCTGGGATGAGAACGGAATGGGTCCCGGCCATCCGACAGTCTGGAGATCCCCGAAATGGCGCTCACCAATGCCACCCGCGCCCAAGCAGGAGGAATTGACATCCACGTTCCGCATCCAAACAGGAAGCAATGGCGGCCCGGCATCCAGCCGTCGTCCAAGCACCCAAGATATCCCTAAGAATGGTAATGGAAACGGTACTGCGGACGTTCCAGCCGCGCCGGCAGATGCTCCGACGATACCGATGGATATGGATACCGATACCAAGGAGCCGAAGGTTGAAGGACAGGGTTGA
- a CDS encoding uncharacterized protein (SECRETED:SignalP(1-19);~antiSMASH:Cluster_4.6): protein MFFSKVVVAATSSAGLVAAVSNSTATATSRNITVSMVRSAPPSWPSPLLNYDWTDSVLNICETVEAGISLIKKAAQDGARIITFLNCSFQGEMSYQHPDYFTS from the coding sequence ATGTTCTTCTCCAAGGTCGTCGTGGCAGCCACTTCCTCTGCAGGACTCGTTGCAGCTGTCTCCAATAGTACTGCCACAGCCACTTCACGCAACATAACTGTTTCCATGGTCAGAAGTGCGCCACCAAGCTGGCCTTCGCCGTTGCTGAACTACGACTGGACCGACTCCGTGCTCAACATTTGCGAGACGGTCGAGGCTGGTATCAGTCTCATCAAAAAGGCTGCTCAAGATGGTGCTCGCATTATAACCTTTCTGAATTGTAGTTTCCAGGGTGAGATGAGCTATCAACATCCAGATTATTTCACAAGCTAA